AATATTAAAAGACGACCCAAATGCTAGGGTGGCTTGTGAGACAACAGTTACAACAGGTATGGCACTTATTTCAGGTGAAATTTCGACTACGACTTACGTAGATATTCCAAAAGTAGTTCGTGAAACGATTAAAAACATTGGTTATACACGTGCGAAATATGGATATGACAGCCAAACTATGGCAGTGTTAACTGCTATTGATGAACAATCTGCAGACATTGCACAAGGAGTAGATACAGCTTTAGAATATAGAAATGATATTTCTGAAGAAGAAATTGAAGCTACAGGTGCTGGCGATCAAGGTTTAATGTTTGGTTATGCAACGAAAGAAACAGACACTTATATGCCATTACCAATTTTCTTATCTCATCAACTCGCTAAACGCTTATCTGATGTACGTAAAGATGACATCATTAAATATCTACGTCCTGATGGCAAAGTACAAGTTACGGTTGAGTATGATGAAAATGATCAACCTCACCGTATCGATACCATTGTAGTATCAACACAACACGCTGATGACATAGAACTTTCTCAAATTCAAGATGATATTAAAGAACACGTTATTTATCCAACAGTTCCTAAAGAATTGTTAGATGAAAAAACGAAATTTTATATTAATCCAACTGGACGATTTGTTATAGGTGGACCTCAAGGCGATGCTGGTCTAACAGGTAGAAAAATTATCGTAGATACATACGGTGGTTATGCACGTCATGGTGGGGGATGCTTTAGTGGTAAGGATCCTACAAAAGTAGATAGATCAGCAGCATATGCAGCAAGATACGTTGCTAAAAATATTGTTGCGGCTGATTTAGCAGATAAATGTGAAGTACAACTTGCATATGCAATTGGTGTTGCTGAGCCAGTGTCTATTTCAATTGATACGTTTGGTACTGGGAAAGTAAGTGAAAGTGAATTAGTTGAAGCGGTAAGAACGCATTTTGACTTACGACCAGCAGGCATTATTAAAATGTTGGACTTAAAACAACCAATTTATAAACAAACAGCAGCTTATGGTCATTTTGGTCGTACTGATGTATTATTACCATGGGAAAAATTAGATAAAGTTAACCTCTTAAAAGATGCAGTAAATGCATAATCAAGTTGTTATAACTTTATTAGTATTTTTATCGAATGATTAAACAATTTTTATTATAATGGAGATAATGATATATAAAGGAGCGAAATTGTTATGAATTCATTTGGACCAATTCAAATTGGTTTGATTGTAGCTATCGTAATAGCAATTATTTGTTTCATTCTATTTTTAATTGCTTTAAAAAGTAAGAAAAAAGCACAACAAAAAATAGAAGAACAATACCAATCAAAACAACAAAAATTGAGTGACGAACACGCAGAGGAATTAGAAAAAGAAAGAATTAAAAACAAAAAAACTGTGACGAAACAACAAGAAGAATATGAGGCAACAGTTAATTCTAAAGACAGAGAAATTGATGCATTAAAATTATTCTCTAAAAATCATAGTGAATATGTGACTGATATGAGACTTATCGGTATACGTGAACGACTTGTAAACGAAAAACGAATTCGTCCTGAAGATATGCACATTATGGCTAATATCTTTTTACCAAGAAATGAATTTAATGATGCACAACGTATTAGTCATTTAGTATTAACACGTACAGGTTTATATCTTATAGATTCACAATTATTAAAAGGACACGTATTTAGTGGTATTAGTGGTCAACAATTTGACGAACAACCAATGATGTCACAAGTGTTTGATACACTTGATTTAGACAAAAATGAACCACAAACATTAGTTTTAGACCAAAACGATGATAAAAGTTCATTATCATTTGTAAATTACTCAAACCATCTAGAAGCGGTTGAAAAGTTAGCTGGAGACTTACAACGTCAATTAGATTTAAAATACACACCAACTACTATTCTATATTTCAATCCTAAGAATGAAGGTGCAGTAACAATATCTAATTATGCTCAATCTTCTAGTAGCAAAGTTTTAGTAGGCCCTGAACAACTTGATGAGTTCTTTAACAAATTTGTGTTCCACGGTAGAATTCAATACAATGTAGAAGATTTACAAAACATTATGGATAAAATTGAATCATTTAATTAATATTTTTGAGTCTGAGACATAATATTGTCTTCAGACTCTATTTTTTTGACAGTAGATGACTGAATTGAAAACGCGCTTGTAGCAAGTTGCTTTCAACTATAGTCATCTTTGCCGTAGCGGGGTTACAAAATCTTGTTTTAAAATTAAGGTTTATGTCCCGTTTCCATTTTTTAAGCATTTTAATATGATAATAAGACATAATTTATTATGATATGGTTAAGTTAACTTGGAAGGAGTTATTATAATGCAAACAACTAAATTCTATAATGGAAATGAAATGCCAGTACTTGGTTTAGGAACATTTAGAGTTGAGAATAGCGATGAATGTAAAGAAGCGGTGAAACATGCCATCATAAGTGGTTACAGAAGTATAGATACAGCTATGATTTACGAAAATGAGGCCAAAGTGGGAGAAGGTATTGCCGAAGGTCTAGCAGCTACTGGGTTAGACAGAAGTGAGTTATTTATTACCTCAAAATTATGGTTAGCTGATTATGGACGTAATAACGTACAACAGGCGTATGAAACAAGCTTAAAAAAATTAGGCTTAGATTACTTAGATTTATATTTAATGCACTGGCCTGGTACAGATGAAGCATTAATGATAGACACTTGGAAAGGTATGGAAGATTTATACAAAGCTGATAAAGTGAAAAATATTGGTGTGAGTAACTTTACGCCTCAACATATGGAAGCACTATTAGCGCAAGTATCAATTAAACCGGTTATTAATCAAGTTGAATTCCATCCTTACTTAACTCAAAATGAATTAAGAAGATATTTAGAAGTTCAAGGTGTAGTAGCAGAATCTTGGTCACCATTAATGAATGCTCAAATTTTGGAAGATACATTAGTAAAAGAAATTGCATCAGAAGTAGGTAAAACACCAGCACAAGTTATTATTCGATGGAATATTCAAAACAATGTAGTTGTTATTCCTAAATCTGTGACTCCTTCAAGAATTGAAGAGAACTTAGCTGTCTTTGATTTTGAATTAACTGAGGAACAAATAACTAAATTAAACAACTTAAACGAAGATAAACGTATTGGTCCAGATCCAAACGAGTTCACAGGACAATAAAATATTATTGATAAAAAAGCTAGTAACTATAACGTATAAAAATATACGTTATTAGGTTACTAGCTTTTTAAAATAACTTGTATCCTATTAAACATGCTGCGAAGCAACC
The Staphylococcus kloosii genome window above contains:
- the metK gene encoding methionine adenosyltransferase — its product is MTYNRRLFTSESVTEGHPDKIADQVSDAILDEILKDDPNARVACETTVTTGMALISGEISTTTYVDIPKVVRETIKNIGYTRAKYGYDSQTMAVLTAIDEQSADIAQGVDTALEYRNDISEEEIEATGAGDQGLMFGYATKETDTYMPLPIFLSHQLAKRLSDVRKDDIIKYLRPDGKVQVTVEYDENDQPHRIDTIVVSTQHADDIELSQIQDDIKEHVIYPTVPKELLDEKTKFYINPTGRFVIGGPQGDAGLTGRKIIVDTYGGYARHGGGCFSGKDPTKVDRSAAYAARYVAKNIVAADLADKCEVQLAYAIGVAEPVSISIDTFGTGKVSESELVEAVRTHFDLRPAGIIKMLDLKQPIYKQTAAYGHFGRTDVLLPWEKLDKVNLLKDAVNA
- a CDS encoding nuclease-related domain-containing protein, coding for MNSFGPIQIGLIVAIVIAIICFILFLIALKSKKKAQQKIEEQYQSKQQKLSDEHAEELEKERIKNKKTVTKQQEEYEATVNSKDREIDALKLFSKNHSEYVTDMRLIGIRERLVNEKRIRPEDMHIMANIFLPRNEFNDAQRISHLVLTRTGLYLIDSQLLKGHVFSGISGQQFDEQPMMSQVFDTLDLDKNEPQTLVLDQNDDKSSLSFVNYSNHLEAVEKLAGDLQRQLDLKYTPTTILYFNPKNEGAVTISNYAQSSSSKVLVGPEQLDEFFNKFVFHGRIQYNVEDLQNIMDKIESFN
- a CDS encoding aldo/keto reductase, which encodes MQTTKFYNGNEMPVLGLGTFRVENSDECKEAVKHAIISGYRSIDTAMIYENEAKVGEGIAEGLAATGLDRSELFITSKLWLADYGRNNVQQAYETSLKKLGLDYLDLYLMHWPGTDEALMIDTWKGMEDLYKADKVKNIGVSNFTPQHMEALLAQVSIKPVINQVEFHPYLTQNELRRYLEVQGVVAESWSPLMNAQILEDTLVKEIASEVGKTPAQVIIRWNIQNNVVVIPKSVTPSRIEENLAVFDFELTEEQITKLNNLNEDKRIGPDPNEFTGQ